GGCGATTCGGACATCACACATTTCTCAATGCATAAACGCTCACGCTTGGGAATCGGGTATTTGCCACAGGAGCCCTCTGTCTTTCGCAACCTTTCAGTTATAGACAATATAAAAGCCATTGTGGAGACATTGCCTATTCCCAGAAAGGCGAGGAAAGAGAGGGTGGAAAAGCATCTCGAAGAACTCCATCTTACACAGATAGCTAAACAAAAGGCATATACCTTAAGTGGAGGCGAACGTCGTCGACTCGAAATTTCTCGTGCTTTGGTTACAGAACCAAAGTTTCTGCTCATGGATGAACCCTTTAGTGGTGTGGATCCAATTAATGTAGCAGAAGTACAGAAGATTGTTCTGGAGCTGAGCGAAAAGGGTATTGGTATACTTATAACGGATCACAGTGTGCGTGAAACCTTAGGTATCGTGGATCGAGCCTACCTGCTTCACAACGGTGAGGTCCTTCGCGAAGGTACCAGTGACTTTTTGATCAATGATGAAGTAAGCCGGGAATTTTACCTCGGCGAAAATTTTAATATGTAGTCGAACTATGGATCTCCGAGCCAAACCCAAGATTGTCGAGAGCATTGAAGTAAACCTCTTCTATGATAAGTTTAAGGACAATTTGAAGCTTTCACTGGTTGCCGGAGACGAGGGGCTAAAGAAGGTAATCAAGGAGAAGAGTATCAATCGCCCCGGTATTGCGTTGTCCGGATTCCTGGAGTCCTTTGCTGCGCGTCGAATACAACTATTTGGGGCGGGCGAGATGGCTTATATGAAGACCCTCTCCCATGCAGCTCAGGAAGATATTCTCCTCAAGTTTGCTGAGAGAGAAATCCCTTGTATCGTCGTATCCCGTGACTTGGAACCCACCCGAATCATGATAGAAGTAGCCAACCGTTATGACATCGCTCTGTTTCGTACGCCGATGAGTTCTAAGGATATCGTGACAACGGCGACCGTATTGTTGGAGCATGAATTTGCCCCTATGGTTACCGAGCATGGAACGATGCTGGATATTAAGGGTATTGGTACCTTCCTAAGGGGAAAAAGCGGCATTGGAAAAAGCGAATGTGCCTTAGCCTTAATCGAGCGAGGCCATAGTTTGGTTGCCGATGATCTTACTTACATTCGATTAATTAATGAGCAGGAACTCTTGGCGCATAGCTCTGAATTAAACCGAGGTTATATGGAGTGTCGTGGTATTGGTATTATCAATGTTGGCGATCTCTTCGGTATTCGAAATGTGCGTTTGGAAAAGCGGATTGATTTGGTCGTTACGTTTGATGAATGGTCTGCTGAACACGACGAAGATCGAACGGGATTAGAAGAAAGCTTCTTCAACATTCTCGGTATCGATGTTCCGCAAATTGAGATTTATATTCGACCCGGTAGAGACCTTGCGCGCTTAGTGGAAGTAGCGGCGATGGTTCGCGCGGCGAAGATCATGGGACATGACTCTGCGAAGGATTTTAACGATCGTCTGATTGCTCACATGGCAAAAGGAAACAAGGAATAATTTTTTTCACCAAAAGTTTTTCTTTTTCCCATGTTCTTTTTGACCTCTTTAACAGGATGATTGCTTCCTCTGGCGCACGAAGTGTCTTTCCTAAATGGCTTGTACAGATAAGCTTCTGGCGTTGTTGAATGAAGGTAACAATTTCAATACTTTCTTTTAAAAAGTTATCAGCACTCCGCTGTGAATAACTTGTGTGAAAGTTCATCTTGAAAATAGGAAAAAAAGCGCGATTCTTATTCTCTATTGCGGGTGGCAAATGATTCGGTTGCACAACGACTGAATCGTTGCCCCTTTCTTTT
This genomic stretch from Opitutia bacterium ISCC 52 harbors:
- the lptB gene encoding LPS export ABC transporter ATP-binding protein → MASPVTVSTHELEKSYSSKRVVNKVNVNVTAGEVVGLLGPNGAGKTTTFYMIVGLIPASGGRVLVGDSDITHFSMHKRSRLGIGYLPQEPSVFRNLSVIDNIKAIVETLPIPRKARKERVEKHLEELHLTQIAKQKAYTLSGGERRRLEISRALVTEPKFLLMDEPFSGVDPINVAEVQKIVLELSEKGIGILITDHSVRETLGIVDRAYLLHNGEVLREGTSDFLINDEVSREFYLGENFNM
- the hprK gene encoding HPr(Ser) kinase/phosphatase, which produces MDLRAKPKIVESIEVNLFYDKFKDNLKLSLVAGDEGLKKVIKEKSINRPGIALSGFLESFAARRIQLFGAGEMAYMKTLSHAAQEDILLKFAEREIPCIVVSRDLEPTRIMIEVANRYDIALFRTPMSSKDIVTTATVLLEHEFAPMVTEHGTMLDIKGIGTFLRGKSGIGKSECALALIERGHSLVADDLTYIRLINEQELLAHSSELNRGYMECRGIGIINVGDLFGIRNVRLEKRIDLVVTFDEWSAEHDEDRTGLEESFFNILGIDVPQIEIYIRPGRDLARLVEVAAMVRAAKIMGHDSAKDFNDRLIAHMAKGNKE